The following are encoded in a window of Arctopsyche grandis isolate Sample6627 chromosome 2, ASM5162203v2, whole genome shotgun sequence genomic DNA:
- the LOC143922990 gene encoding eukaryotic translation initiation factor 4 gamma 3-like produces the protein MDIINGCEKKMDCINGDAVEEKSEGEAVADSSAKDVLLNNATKPGNTKLLKKSQSENLDLMNKNVRSINGDNEETEDGETKKTGFAYDYDFLLSLRNSPISTKKPEHVPKLYSLNLIAPDTANKLSRMQSTSRGAEPKGDNGNLSSLMGNSQFIPQFVKTGPRGSTPSRRSQHGKQSLKETPRSGGGGGGGGGGGGGGGGGNGGRQSSSVSGKPNIIQINLSREVKLNEAENAWKPNRIRKDKEVKTDDEKAEIQDLCKKFRSVLNKLSPQNFSKLIQQVHTLKIDTADKLSNVIGLVFEKAIDEPGFSETYALMCKELETIKVKQLQEDGNTEQIVSFRKLIIKSCQAEFEKASMEERTSSLKQKEIDECTDPDKKKELLHILAEEERKTRVRSVGNVRFIGELFKQKYINSNIMIICIESLIKKLEEETMECLCKLLTTIGMDLEKTYNISLQNYFDQMKAIAENKDNKLNSRMRFMLQDVIDLRSCGWVHRQKFSAPSESDADRKNQYSKFSSSMSTQRDDGRMYSGRNPGSRSVTEEGGWSVAPSSRNRGPRQPYVVDSAKLRMMNTSDSLSDISLQPSTNAMWSRGSNTKKDATVSSVKPNLPPSTSKKNVTKSSNPFTALADLSADTHSTDNKPTEKEIETRKANVTDENVRKSPEFKSLTNEFLTCSGDPFAELLDNVKHYFTKAMTPSVVRELILFGLEFKKNKVLTVIGKATATLVNNQTVTPEQFANAFKQSIDVSPKIEETDIWDYLSKFVWSHHKEHELTFWEIHKISERVIKNEKGFDFLMALFMEKVEDTNEVHVVRQMWQDAKTMKLTDWMSESNADEFYKCMPLEFLITDSIPVEAEPAKSPVSLIKSFLDLMKERTTLDNFHSWIKSNVQNLEDLVFINMLTEAVYNYTLCSPEFPGPRFDNKSKERLNFYYPLLITYVANKPPLELECLLALQNLINRLEHPQGIALQLFEHLWDSGEAVSNDAFLKWEADTTKLEGKGVMLMSLTSFFTSLKAVDSEDSSEDSSEENLALGIENEY, from the exons ATGGACATAATTAACGGCTGTGAAAAAA aaaTGGACTGTATAAACGGCGATGCAGTTGAAGAAAAGTCTGAGGGAGAGGCTGTAGCCGACAGCAGCGCTAAAGACGTGTTATTAAATAATGCGACTAAACCTGGCAATACTAAACTTCTGAAAAAAAGCCAATCTGAAAATTTAGATCTGATGAATAAAAATGTCAGATCTATCAATGGTGATAATGAAGAAACAGAAGACGGTG AAACAAAAAAGACTGGATTTGCTTACGATTACGATTTTCTACTATCGCTGAGAAATAGTCCTATTTCAACTAAAAAACCAGAGCATGTCCCTAAATTATACAGTTTAAATCTAATAGCTCCGGATACTGCAAATAAG TTGTCGCGAATGCAGTCAACGAGTCGAGGAGCAGAACCTAAAGGTGACAATGGAAATCTATCGTCTTTGATGGGAAATTCTCAATTTATACCACAATTCGTGAAAACAGGACCACGTGGCAGTACACCCAGCAGGCGATCCCAACACG GTAAACAAAGCTTAAAAGAAACCCCTCGCTCAGGTGGAGGTGGAGGTGGAGGTGGCGGTGGCGGTGGCGGAGGCGGAGGCGGAAATGGTGGTCGTCAGAGTAGCAGTGTTAGTGGAAAACCAaacattattcaaattaatCTCAGTAGGGAAGTCAAGTTGAATGAAGCTGAAAATGCCTGGAAACCGAATAGAATTCGAAAAGACAAGGAAGTTAAAACTGACGATGAAAAAGCTGAGATACAG gaCTTGTGTAAAAAATTCCGTAGCGTTTTGAACAAACTGTCACCGCAGAATTTCTCGAAATTGATCCAACAAGTTCATACTTTAAAGATCGACACGGCAGATAAATTATCTAATGTAATTGGATTAGTTTTCGAAAAGGCTATTGATGAGCCTGGTTTTTCTGAAACTTATGCTCTGATGTGTAAAGAATTAGAAACCATTAAG GTGAAGCAGTTACAGGAAGATGGCAATACGGAGCAAATAGTTAGTTTTAGGAAGCTCATTATCAAAAGTTGTCAGGCCGAATTCGAAAAAGCGTCTATGGAAGAACGGACGTCTTCTCTGAAACAAAAAGAGATTGATGAATGTACTGATCCG gatAAGAAAAAAGAGCTTCTTCACATCTTAGCAGAAGAAGAGCGAAAAACTCGAGTGCGATCAGTCGGGAATGTTAGGTTCATTG gGGAACTTTTTAAGCAGAAATACATCAACAGTAACATTAtgataatatgtattgaaagcCTGATAAAAAAATTGGAAGAAGAGACAATGGAATGTCTGTGTAAACTACTGACTACCATCGGAATGGATTTGGAGAAAACGTATAACATTAGTCTCCAGAACTACTTTGACCAAATGAAGGCCATAGCAGAAAACAAGGATAATAAGTTAAATAGTAGGATGAG ATTTATGCTACAAGATGTCATTGATCTGAGATCATGTGGTTGGGTACACCGTCAAAAATTCTCAGCACCTAGCGAATCCGATGCAGACCGCAAG AATCAATATTCAAAGTTTTCATCATCGATGAGTACACAGAGAGATGACGGACGCATGTACTCCGGCAGGAATCCTGGCTCTCGCAGTGTTACCGAAGAGGGCGGATGGTCGGTGGCACCATCAAGCAGGAATCGTGGTCCAAGACAGCCTTACGTAGTTGACTCAGCCAAACTTAGAATGATGAAT actTCAGATAGTCTGTCGGATATATCGCTCCAACCCTCGACCAATGCAATGTGGAGTCGTGGTTCGAATACGAAAAAGGATGCTACAGTCAGTAGCGTGAAACCCAACTTACCGCCATCCACTAGTAAAAAGAATGTGACCAAATCATCCAACCCCTTCACAGCTCTCGCTGATCTTTCTGCCGATACACACTCAACGGACAATAAACCCA ctGAAAAAGAGATTGAGACTCGTAAAGCCAATGTTACCGATGAAAATGTCCGAAAAA GTCCTGAATTTAAATCATTGACAAATGAGTTTTTGACATGCAGTGGTGATCCATTTGCAGAGCTTTTAGATAATGTTAAACATTATTTTACCAAAGCAATGACCCCGAGTGTAGTTAGGGAACTAATCCTTTTTGGATTAGAATT taAAAAGAACAAAGTTTTGACAGTCATTGGCAAAGCGACTGCAACTCTTGTAAACAATCAAACAGTTACTCCAGAACAATTTGCGAATGCATTCAAACAGAGCATAGATGTGTCGCCTAAAATTGAAGAGACCGATATTTGGGACTACCTCTCTAAATTCGTGTGGTCGCATCACAAAGAGCAT GAATTAACCTTTTGGGAGATACACAAAATTTCTGAAAGAGTCATCAAAAACGAAAAAGGTTTCGATTTCCTAATGGCCCTATTCATGGAGAAGGTTGAAGATACCAATGAGGTACACGTTGTCAGACAAATGTGGCAAGACGCGAAAACCATGAAACTCACCGATTGGATGAGCGAAAGcaat gCTGATGAGTTTTATAAATGTATGCCATTGGAGTTTTTGATCACCGATAGTATACCCGTTGAAGCTGAGCCGGCTAAAAGTCCAGTGTCTTTGATCAAGTCTTTCTTGGATTTGATGAAGGAACGTACAACTTTAGATAATTTCCATTCCTGGATCAAG agcaACGTTCAAAATTTGGAGGATCTCGTTTTCATCAACATGTTGACTGAGGCTGTTTACAATTATACATTATGTTCACCCGAATTTCCTGGCCCCAGATTCGATAATAAGTCAAAGGAGAGGTTAAATTTCTATTACCCGCTCCTGATCACGTATGTGGCGAATAAGCCACCCTTGGAGTTGGAATGTCTTCTGGCATTGCAAAATTTGATCAACCGCTTGGAACATCCGCAAG gaaTCGCTCTGCAATTGTTTGAACATTTATGGGATTCTGGGGAGGCTGTTTCTAATGATGCATTCCTAAAATGGGAAGCTGATACTACTAAGCTTGAAGGAAAag GTGTCATGCTAATGAGTCTCACTTCATTCTTCACAAGTTTGAAGGCAGTCGACTCTGAAGACTCTTCGGAAGACTCGTCTGAAGAAAATTTGGCCCTCGGCattgaaaatgaatattaa